From Juglans regia cultivar Chandler chromosome 8, Walnut 2.0, whole genome shotgun sequence, the proteins below share one genomic window:
- the LOC108983684 gene encoding uncharacterized protein LOC108983684 isoform X6, whose protein sequence is MGCDLSDKEDELRLRAPSMSIGSSKRFKIPKKFFYDRNGVDQASVPRRLRSDSKKVNSTISGVEESPIKNGVKKSKLNLKHGGSDWSPEQTFSGQITKEEEEVVETLYALAGMFPNNDANEKSKLDTEYTEARPLAFPESRENPSSMQDSAVTNDNSSTMPWKLSNVTNPSSSNTDSLPKETRKVDSLNEPSIQERPDLSNREKIHMESDCPVPQLNASSMSFLDKSDSGSDGEKPLRNYELSLIGLKLPTQPETPLIEKVSEMAMGPVNVISKSELNGAITIASEPEQQKMIKEPKKNGSALWPGLSSVVPHGVGSPGHYLQSSAAKVPGWLDTDMIACRHRSFENGSSSGEVSKVAVEKDTWKRCSAHVHISHLIQNLQMPENQGRLLLQCNQLKLQKGPNLGARMALNSFHGVRTSFNGTISSTTTCNSTDGRNSNDAKTGILWQQQLHQDQPHAALVSEAYTSQKQRFDFLSLFTGGGGMEAKNCGDRTSNGLDPSSQCQVPYLQSLAQQQTLLPFAMPQTRYTSAAYPDQLSITSSAANKVQMRVAPFLGNPFSGPHVSPAALTTQQQQQQQQQQQLQQQQQHQLRQQQQQQQQHQLQQHQRHQQQQHFWAAQLAAHYRPVATSISMTQISSWQQGRQDPPMLIPCAQASIPPSLEVLGPKYATASQQKQRLMAITPSLPPAQIKKQDNLFPSTYGETEGGFHASGVLPLQLLCNEHL, encoded by the exons ATGGGTTGCGATCTGTCCGACAAAGAAGATGAGCTTCGCTTACGAGCACCGTCTATGAGTATTGGTTCTAGCAAGAGATTTAAGATTCCCAAAAAG TTTTTTTATGACCGCAATGGTGTGGATCAGGCCTCTGTTCCGAGAAGGCTGCGTTCAG ATTCAAAGAAGGTGAACAGTACAATCAGCGGAGTCGAAGAATCACCCATAAAAAATGGTGTAAAGAAATCTAAACTGAACTTG AAACATGGAGGCTCAGACTGGTCCCCAGAACAGACTTTCTCTGGGCAAATAAcaaaagaggaggaagaagtaGTGGAAACCTTGTATGCATTGGCTGGAATGTTCCCCAATAATGATGCAAATGAGAAGAGTAAATTAGACACAGAATATACAGAAGCTAGACCTTTGGCTTTTCCAGAGTCAAGGGAGAATCCATCGTCTATGCAAG ATTCTGCAGTTACAAATGACAACTCAAGTACTATGCCTTGGAAATTATCCAATGTTACCAATCCCTCATCATCCAACACGGATAGTTTGCCCAAAGAAACTCGAAAAGTAGATTCTTTGAATGAACCCAGTATTCAAGAACGGCCAGATTTATCTAACAGAGAGAAAATTCATATGGAGTCAGATTGTCCTGTTCCTCAATTGAATGCAAGTAGCATGTCATTCTTGGATAAGAGTGACAGTGGCAGTGACGGTGAAAAGCCATTGCGCAATTATGAGCTAAGCTTGATTGg ATTAAAACTACCTACACAACCGGAGACCCCACTAATTGAGAAAGTATCAGAGATGGCAATGGGGCCAGTAAATGTAATTTCCAAGTCTGAACTAAATGGGGCCATAACTATAGCAAGTGAACCGGAACAACAAAAAATGATCAAGGAGCCCAAGAAAAATG GCTCGGCATTGTGGCCAGGCTTGTCTTCAGTTGTGCCACATGGAGTCGGGAGTCCTGGTCATTATTTGCA GTCCTCTGCTGCTAAAGTTCCAGGTTGGCTCGATACTGATATGATTGCCTGCAGACACAGGTCATTTGAAAATGGTTCTTCAAGTGGAGAG GTTTCAAAAGTTGCCGTTGAAAAAGATACATGGAAGAGGTGCTCTGCTCATGTTCATATAAGTCATCTCATTCAGAATTTACAAATGCCAGAGAACCAAGGGAGGCTGCTGCTGCAATGTAATCAATTGAAACTCCAGAAAGGACCAAATCTTGGAGCTCGTATGGCACTTAACAGCTTTCATGGGGTGAGGACTAGTTTCAACGGCACTATTTCTTCTACCACTACATGCAATTCAACTGATGGAAGAAATTCAAATGACGCTAAAACTGGTATTCTTTGGCAACAGCAACTCCATCAAGATCAGCCCCATGCTGCTCTGGTATCTGAGGCGTACACTTCGCAGAAGCAG AGATTCGATTTCTTGTCCTTGTTCACTGGAGGTGGTGGGATGGAAGCTAAGAATTGTGGTGATAGAACTAGTAATGGGTTGGATCCTTCGTCACAATGCCAAGTTCCTTATCTTCAATCTCTTGCACAACAGCAGACTCTTTTGCCTTTCGCAATGCCTCAAACTCGCTATACCTCTGCTGCTTACCCTGATCAGCTTTCGATAACATCATCAGCAGCAAATAag GTGCAGATGCGGGTAGCTCCATTTCTTGGCAATCCATTCAGCGGTCCTCATGTAAGTCCTGCAGCCTTGACAAcacagcagcagcaacagcaacaacaacaacagcagctgcagcaacaacaacagcaTCAGCTgcggcagcagcagcagcaacaacaacagcaTCAGCTGCAGCAACATCAACGACATCAGCAACAGCAACACTTTTGGGCTGCCCAGCTAGCAGCTCATTACAGGCCTGTGGCAACTTCAATATCTATGACCCAAATTTCGAGCTGGCAACAGGGAAGGCAGGATCCTCCTATGCTGATCCCATGTGCCCAAGCCAGTATCCCACCATCCCTAGAAGTACTTGGCCCTAAGTATGCTACAGCCTCTCAACAAAAGCAGCGCCTTATGGCCATTACTCCATCATTGCCCCCAGCCCAGATTAAAAAACAAGACAACCTTTTCCCCTCTACCTACGGAGAGACCGAAGGAGGGTTCCATGCCAGTGGCGTGCTGCCATTGCAATTACTCTGTAATGAGCACCTTTGA
- the LOC108983684 gene encoding uncharacterized protein LOC108983684 isoform X5: MGCDLSDKEDELRLRAPSMSIGSSKRFKIPKKFFYDRNGVDQASVPRRLRSGAQRIKQADSKKVNSTISGVEESPIKNGVKKSKLNLKHGGSDWSPEQTFSGQITKEEEEVVETLYALAGMFPNNDANEKSKLDTEYTEARPLAFPESRENPSSMQDSAVTNDNSSTMPWKLSNVTNPSSSNTDSLPKETRKVDSLNEPSIQERPDLSNREKIHMESDCPVPQLNASSMSFLDKSDSGSDGEKPLRNYELSLIGLKLPTQPETPLIEKVSEMAMGPVNVISKSELNGAITIASEPEQQKMIKEPKKNGSALWPGLSSVVPHGVGSPGHYLQSSAAKVPGWLDTDMIACRHRSFENGSSSGEVSKVAVEKDTWKRCSAHVHISHLIQNLQMPENQGRLLLQCNQLKLQKGPNLGARMALNSFHGVRTSFNGTISSTTTCNSTDGRNSNDAKTGILWQQQLHQDQPHAALVSEAYTSQKQRFDFLSLFTGGGGMEAKNCGDRTSNGLDPSSQCQVPYLQSLAQQQTLLPFAMPQTRYTSAAYPDQLSITSSAANKVQMRVAPFLGNPFSGPHVSPAALTTQQQQQQQQQQQLQQQQQHQLRQQQQQQQQHQLQQHQRHQQQQHFWAAQLAAHYRPVATSISMTQISSWQQGRQDPPMLIPCAQASIPPSLEVLGPKYATASQQKQRLMAITPSLPPAQIKKQDNLFPSTYGETEGGFHASGVLPLQLLCNEHL; the protein is encoded by the exons ATGGGTTGCGATCTGTCCGACAAAGAAGATGAGCTTCGCTTACGAGCACCGTCTATGAGTATTGGTTCTAGCAAGAGATTTAAGATTCCCAAAAAG TTTTTTTATGACCGCAATGGTGTGGATCAGGCCTCTGTTCCGAGAAGGCTGCGTTCAGGTGCGCAGCGAATCAAACAAGCTG ATTCAAAGAAGGTGAACAGTACAATCAGCGGAGTCGAAGAATCACCCATAAAAAATGGTGTAAAGAAATCTAAACTGAACTTG AAACATGGAGGCTCAGACTGGTCCCCAGAACAGACTTTCTCTGGGCAAATAAcaaaagaggaggaagaagtaGTGGAAACCTTGTATGCATTGGCTGGAATGTTCCCCAATAATGATGCAAATGAGAAGAGTAAATTAGACACAGAATATACAGAAGCTAGACCTTTGGCTTTTCCAGAGTCAAGGGAGAATCCATCGTCTATGCAAG ATTCTGCAGTTACAAATGACAACTCAAGTACTATGCCTTGGAAATTATCCAATGTTACCAATCCCTCATCATCCAACACGGATAGTTTGCCCAAAGAAACTCGAAAAGTAGATTCTTTGAATGAACCCAGTATTCAAGAACGGCCAGATTTATCTAACAGAGAGAAAATTCATATGGAGTCAGATTGTCCTGTTCCTCAATTGAATGCAAGTAGCATGTCATTCTTGGATAAGAGTGACAGTGGCAGTGACGGTGAAAAGCCATTGCGCAATTATGAGCTAAGCTTGATTGg ATTAAAACTACCTACACAACCGGAGACCCCACTAATTGAGAAAGTATCAGAGATGGCAATGGGGCCAGTAAATGTAATTTCCAAGTCTGAACTAAATGGGGCCATAACTATAGCAAGTGAACCGGAACAACAAAAAATGATCAAGGAGCCCAAGAAAAATG GCTCGGCATTGTGGCCAGGCTTGTCTTCAGTTGTGCCACATGGAGTCGGGAGTCCTGGTCATTATTTGCA GTCCTCTGCTGCTAAAGTTCCAGGTTGGCTCGATACTGATATGATTGCCTGCAGACACAGGTCATTTGAAAATGGTTCTTCAAGTGGAGAG GTTTCAAAAGTTGCCGTTGAAAAAGATACATGGAAGAGGTGCTCTGCTCATGTTCATATAAGTCATCTCATTCAGAATTTACAAATGCCAGAGAACCAAGGGAGGCTGCTGCTGCAATGTAATCAATTGAAACTCCAGAAAGGACCAAATCTTGGAGCTCGTATGGCACTTAACAGCTTTCATGGGGTGAGGACTAGTTTCAACGGCACTATTTCTTCTACCACTACATGCAATTCAACTGATGGAAGAAATTCAAATGACGCTAAAACTGGTATTCTTTGGCAACAGCAACTCCATCAAGATCAGCCCCATGCTGCTCTGGTATCTGAGGCGTACACTTCGCAGAAGCAG AGATTCGATTTCTTGTCCTTGTTCACTGGAGGTGGTGGGATGGAAGCTAAGAATTGTGGTGATAGAACTAGTAATGGGTTGGATCCTTCGTCACAATGCCAAGTTCCTTATCTTCAATCTCTTGCACAACAGCAGACTCTTTTGCCTTTCGCAATGCCTCAAACTCGCTATACCTCTGCTGCTTACCCTGATCAGCTTTCGATAACATCATCAGCAGCAAATAag GTGCAGATGCGGGTAGCTCCATTTCTTGGCAATCCATTCAGCGGTCCTCATGTAAGTCCTGCAGCCTTGACAAcacagcagcagcaacagcaacaacaacaacagcagctgcagcaacaacaacagcaTCAGCTgcggcagcagcagcagcaacaacaacagcaTCAGCTGCAGCAACATCAACGACATCAGCAACAGCAACACTTTTGGGCTGCCCAGCTAGCAGCTCATTACAGGCCTGTGGCAACTTCAATATCTATGACCCAAATTTCGAGCTGGCAACAGGGAAGGCAGGATCCTCCTATGCTGATCCCATGTGCCCAAGCCAGTATCCCACCATCCCTAGAAGTACTTGGCCCTAAGTATGCTACAGCCTCTCAACAAAAGCAGCGCCTTATGGCCATTACTCCATCATTGCCCCCAGCCCAGATTAAAAAACAAGACAACCTTTTCCCCTCTACCTACGGAGAGACCGAAGGAGGGTTCCATGCCAGTGGCGTGCTGCCATTGCAATTACTCTGTAATGAGCACCTTTGA
- the LOC108983684 gene encoding uncharacterized protein LOC108983684 isoform X4 — MGCDLSDKEDELRLRAPSMSIGSSKRFKIPKKASVPRRLRSGAQRIKQAAMKKRNHESVSPPLPDSKKVNSTISGVEESPIKNGVKKSKLNLKHGGSDWSPEQTFSGQITKEEEEVVETLYALAGMFPNNDANEKSKLDTEYTEARPLAFPESRENPSSMQDSAVTNDNSSTMPWKLSNVTNPSSSNTDSLPKETRKVDSLNEPSIQERPDLSNREKIHMESDCPVPQLNASSMSFLDKSDSGSDGEKPLRNYELSLIGLKLPTQPETPLIEKVSEMAMGPVNVISKSELNGAITIASEPEQQKMIKEPKKNGSALWPGLSSVVPHGVGSPGHYLQSSAAKVPGWLDTDMIACRHRSFENGSSSGEVSKVAVEKDTWKRCSAHVHISHLIQNLQMPENQGRLLLQCNQLKLQKGPNLGARMALNSFHGVRTSFNGTISSTTTCNSTDGRNSNDAKTGILWQQQLHQDQPHAALVSEAYTSQKQRFDFLSLFTGGGGMEAKNCGDRTSNGLDPSSQCQVPYLQSLAQQQTLLPFAMPQTRYTSAAYPDQLSITSSAANKVQMRVAPFLGNPFSGPHVSPAALTTQQQQQQQQQQQLQQQQQHQLRQQQQQQQQHQLQQHQRHQQQQHFWAAQLAAHYRPVATSISMTQISSWQQGRQDPPMLIPCAQASIPPSLEVLGPKYATASQQKQRLMAITPSLPPAQIKKQDNLFPSTYGETEGGFHASGVLPLQLLCNEHL; from the exons ATGGGTTGCGATCTGTCCGACAAAGAAGATGAGCTTCGCTTACGAGCACCGTCTATGAGTATTGGTTCTAGCAAGAGATTTAAGATTCCCAAAAAG GCCTCTGTTCCGAGAAGGCTGCGTTCAGGTGCGCAGCGAATCAAACAAGCTG CCATGAAGAAGCGCAATCACGAATCAGTTTCTCCACCTTTACCAGATTCAAAGAAGGTGAACAGTACAATCAGCGGAGTCGAAGAATCACCCATAAAAAATGGTGTAAAGAAATCTAAACTGAACTTG AAACATGGAGGCTCAGACTGGTCCCCAGAACAGACTTTCTCTGGGCAAATAAcaaaagaggaggaagaagtaGTGGAAACCTTGTATGCATTGGCTGGAATGTTCCCCAATAATGATGCAAATGAGAAGAGTAAATTAGACACAGAATATACAGAAGCTAGACCTTTGGCTTTTCCAGAGTCAAGGGAGAATCCATCGTCTATGCAAG ATTCTGCAGTTACAAATGACAACTCAAGTACTATGCCTTGGAAATTATCCAATGTTACCAATCCCTCATCATCCAACACGGATAGTTTGCCCAAAGAAACTCGAAAAGTAGATTCTTTGAATGAACCCAGTATTCAAGAACGGCCAGATTTATCTAACAGAGAGAAAATTCATATGGAGTCAGATTGTCCTGTTCCTCAATTGAATGCAAGTAGCATGTCATTCTTGGATAAGAGTGACAGTGGCAGTGACGGTGAAAAGCCATTGCGCAATTATGAGCTAAGCTTGATTGg ATTAAAACTACCTACACAACCGGAGACCCCACTAATTGAGAAAGTATCAGAGATGGCAATGGGGCCAGTAAATGTAATTTCCAAGTCTGAACTAAATGGGGCCATAACTATAGCAAGTGAACCGGAACAACAAAAAATGATCAAGGAGCCCAAGAAAAATG GCTCGGCATTGTGGCCAGGCTTGTCTTCAGTTGTGCCACATGGAGTCGGGAGTCCTGGTCATTATTTGCA GTCCTCTGCTGCTAAAGTTCCAGGTTGGCTCGATACTGATATGATTGCCTGCAGACACAGGTCATTTGAAAATGGTTCTTCAAGTGGAGAG GTTTCAAAAGTTGCCGTTGAAAAAGATACATGGAAGAGGTGCTCTGCTCATGTTCATATAAGTCATCTCATTCAGAATTTACAAATGCCAGAGAACCAAGGGAGGCTGCTGCTGCAATGTAATCAATTGAAACTCCAGAAAGGACCAAATCTTGGAGCTCGTATGGCACTTAACAGCTTTCATGGGGTGAGGACTAGTTTCAACGGCACTATTTCTTCTACCACTACATGCAATTCAACTGATGGAAGAAATTCAAATGACGCTAAAACTGGTATTCTTTGGCAACAGCAACTCCATCAAGATCAGCCCCATGCTGCTCTGGTATCTGAGGCGTACACTTCGCAGAAGCAG AGATTCGATTTCTTGTCCTTGTTCACTGGAGGTGGTGGGATGGAAGCTAAGAATTGTGGTGATAGAACTAGTAATGGGTTGGATCCTTCGTCACAATGCCAAGTTCCTTATCTTCAATCTCTTGCACAACAGCAGACTCTTTTGCCTTTCGCAATGCCTCAAACTCGCTATACCTCTGCTGCTTACCCTGATCAGCTTTCGATAACATCATCAGCAGCAAATAag GTGCAGATGCGGGTAGCTCCATTTCTTGGCAATCCATTCAGCGGTCCTCATGTAAGTCCTGCAGCCTTGACAAcacagcagcagcaacagcaacaacaacaacagcagctgcagcaacaacaacagcaTCAGCTgcggcagcagcagcagcaacaacaacagcaTCAGCTGCAGCAACATCAACGACATCAGCAACAGCAACACTTTTGGGCTGCCCAGCTAGCAGCTCATTACAGGCCTGTGGCAACTTCAATATCTATGACCCAAATTTCGAGCTGGCAACAGGGAAGGCAGGATCCTCCTATGCTGATCCCATGTGCCCAAGCCAGTATCCCACCATCCCTAGAAGTACTTGGCCCTAAGTATGCTACAGCCTCTCAACAAAAGCAGCGCCTTATGGCCATTACTCCATCATTGCCCCCAGCCCAGATTAAAAAACAAGACAACCTTTTCCCCTCTACCTACGGAGAGACCGAAGGAGGGTTCCATGCCAGTGGCGTGCTGCCATTGCAATTACTCTGTAATGAGCACCTTTGA